A section of the Parasteatoda tepidariorum isolate YZ-2023 chromosome 6, CAS_Ptep_4.0, whole genome shotgun sequence genome encodes:
- the LOC107439500 gene encoding uncharacterized protein has translation MATLLKLLIVFPKVDDDLTFVRSEAKKFFEGYNSEKNLTCTVDIGRQAKNIDVDLIYKAGLTELEVILEYKEKPDFHCGDQFKNIVKNWCDSEKNELSNLWLRFADRSVLKNKGKQVHGDVDVKEIAFGTTPNTQTFMQHYQFENKNIEKELSGSFFHNQRYFIIYLCPCHEKRCQSKSLTYKFRIVYHALMRVIINDDPDSESLQLYFVMKHIPLIYKEKKNDKDDKEVDEIKSGNRQQFLASDQEYQQKKWERSLTFGCSCNNSLCEIDKVGRCPVFKVAIPKTRAFGIVVRLIQRCTSNTSFYFSCIQRVKLPPRVKLLSEFDIFPFDQQFFQDVSDKNFASDIKFNCQYAWEVMFGRSLEVKDQVILKYITHERSVKDHWESIKKEIQETVKHKDALVNTLYHISDIITRQDVFVFEKAFRKLYEHYRRNPSKIDLPDGMCLVRRLIMMPSRIICLQPMEHFDNRVIREFGSENILRVSIQDDDFSKLTFAVQYHTQKDKFMERFTRRLIEGVRIGPRHYNVLAASNSQLREHGLYLFAKDCNGNTAENIRKWMGNFSHIENVAKYVARLGQCFSTSEEAVQIKLMDEDVISIQDIKNDKYTFSDGVGMISTKLAKEIRKAFRDKDPLNILDEPIYNPSAYQIRFKGCKGMVTENPNLEGRKLATRPSMEKFFCESSNMLEIVKISAPRALFLNRPLISLLEQLGISANVFLKLQKKMVMDLTDSLIYERKGRMLLANRTGLDFPYKKLLNSGICLTKEPFFRRLLLSVYTVAIDQLRSKARIFIPPKFGRNMLGVIDETGTLNYGEVFVQYSEEIGNQTSPTHVLTETIVVTKNPCMHPGDVRKLEAVDVPELRHIKDCIVFPAHGPRPHPDEMAGSDLDGDEYVIIWHPDLIFQRDNCKPMNYPPNEEKKHVGTITVREMVNFLSKYIQNDNIGVMANAYLAWADWHNRGIFSKVCSEIAQKYPRALDFAKSGTTEYLTPNQKPKLYPDFMEKGSNRNSYKSKRALGPLYRVTRSLEACISKVDIFNQEIAIDEDLVYPGYENYEESAEIHRREYVKRIKNILKKYGLRNEAEVLSGYIGRMNDYNENRYDRDNALSVAKTYIKDAIKHYRYKFEESFYSECATIGTLRGDWKEIIRYRRASAWYIVTYRNPDKSVLSFPWILSDILCDLREKVVKTRESPIVPKSSFIDASNKSLNESFARIMQTQSYECHCYLILRDIIGNWFNKSSSMLTMSAEESFCIHCLERIFNKFRALSGKTCCSIRKTGDCECEASCSPTKLILDFMKFYATEVVDDIGVCGQSASCDGFGNLNLQSLALQSYATLAVTRNIYTLTSNEKVNELGSVNDCEEGDPIRVSIPKGMEDIITHHDVELSDLLKTLSGVKDIFMSGDKDYKNNWHILVHSIGKPHQRWSLEELIMDEKIDQLVRSKLKLP, from the exons ATGGCGacacttttaaaactattgataGTTTTTCCCAAAGTGGATGATGATTTAACTTTTGTGAGGTCTGaggctaaaaaattttttgaaggatataattcagaaaaaaatttaacatgcaCTGTTGACATTGGCCGCCAAGCAAAAAACATTGATGTTGATCTTATATATAAAGCAGGTTTAACAGAGTTGGAAGTCATATTAGAATATAAGGAGAAACCTGACTTCCATTGTGGTGATCAGTTCAAAAACATTGTGAAAAACTGGTGTGACAGTGAAAAGAATGAGCTGTCCAACTTATGGTTGCGATTTGCAGATCGTTCTGTGCTTAAAAATAAGGGAAAGCAGGTCCATGGTGATGTAGATGTTAAAGAAATAGCTTTTGGTACAACTCCCAATACACAAACATTTATGCAACATTAtcagtttgaaaataagaacATTGAAAAAGAGTTGAGTGgctctttttttcataatcaacGATACTTCATTATCTATTTGTGTCCATGCCATGAAAAAAGGTGTCAAAGTAAGTCTTTAACATATAAGTTCCGAATTGTGTATCATGCATTGATGCGTGTAATTATAAATGACGACCCAGACAGTGAGTCCCTACAAttgtattttgttatgaaaCATATTCccttaatttataaagaaaaaaagaacgatAAAGATGACAAGGAAgttgatgaaattaaaagtggCAACCGGCAACAGTTCTTAGCAAGTGATCAAGAATACCAGCAGAAAAAATGGGAACGATCATTGACTTTTGGTTGTTCTTGCAATAATTCCCTCTGTGAAATCGATAAGGTTGGAAGGTGTCCAGTTTTTAAAGTAGCCATTCCTAAAACCAGAGCTTTTGGTATAGTTGTGCGGCTTATCCAACGTTGTACTTCTAACACTTCTTTTTACTTTTCGTGTATTCAAAGAGTTAAATTACCACCTAGAGTTAAATTACTATCTGAATTTGATATCTTTCCTTTTGATCAACAGTTTTTTCAAGATGTGtctgataaaaattttgcttctgatattaaatttaactgtcAGTATGCTTGGGAGGTTATGTTTGGAAGATCTTTGGAAGTTAAAGATCAagtaatacttaaatatataactCATGAAAGATCTGTAAAAGATCACTGGGAATCTATAAAGAAGGAAATACAAGAGACTGTTAAGCACAAAGATGCTCTTGTCAATACCCTGTATCACATCAGTGACATTATTACCAGGCAAgatgtttttgtgtttgaaaaaGCTTTTAGAAAACTTTATGAACATTATCGACGAAATCcgtcaaaaatagatttacctGATGGAATGTGTCTCGTGCGCCGTCTTATTATGATGCCCTCGCGTATAATATGCCTTCAACCAATGGAGCATTTTGACAATCGTGTTATCCGAGAATTTGgttcagaaaatatattacgTGTTTCTATTCAAGATgatgatttttcaaaactaacttTTGCTGTTCAGTATCACACTCAAAAAGACAAGTTCATGGAACGATTCACAAGACGGCTGATTGAAGGTGTTAGAATTGGACCTAGACACTATAATGTTCTAGCTGCATCGAATAGTCAACTTAGAGAACATGGTTTGTATTTATTTGCTAAGGATTGCAATGGAAACACTGCTGAAAACATCAGAAAGTGGATGGGAAATTTTTCTCACATAGAAAATGTCGCAAAATATGTGGCTCGCTTAGGTCAATGTTTTTCTACTTCTGAAGAAGCTGTTCAAATAAAGTTAATGGATGAGGATGTAATAAGCATTCAAGacataaaaaatgacaaatatactttttctgaTGGAGTTGGTATGATTTCAACTAAACTGGCTAAAGAG ATTCGGAAAGCATTTCGTGATAAAGATCCACTAAATATTTTGGATGAACCTATTTACAACCCATCTGCTTATCAAATACGATTCAAGGGATGCAAAGGAATGGTTACTGAAAATCCAAATTTGGAAGGACGTAAACTTGCAACACGTCCAAGTATGGAAAAGTTCTTTTGTGAAAGTTCAAATATGCTGGAAATTGTGAAGATAAGTGCTCCAA GAGCTCTTTTCCTGAACCGACCTTTAATTTCACTTCTGGAGCAGCTTGGAATTTCAGCTAATGTTTTTCTAaagcttcagaaaaaaatggtcATGGACTTGACCGATTCTCTCATTTACGAGAGAAAAGGTCGTATGTTACTAGCTAACAGAACAGGTCTAGATTTTCCTTATAAGAAGCTGTTAAATTCTGGCATCTGTCTTACGAAAGAACCTTTTTTTCGCCGCCTTTTACTTTCTGTATATACAGTTGCTATTG atcaacTGCGTTCAAAAgctagaatttttattccaccTAAGTTTGGGAGAAATATGTTGGGAGTTATTGATGAAACTGGTACTCTAAATTATGGTGAAGTATTTGTACAATATTCTGAGGAAATTGGTAATCAAACCTCACCTACTCATGTGCTGACTG AAACTATTGTGGTCACTAAAAATCCTTGTATGCATCCTGGAGATGTTAGAAAGCTGGAAGCTGTTGATGTGCCAGAATTGCGTCACATAAAAGATTGCATTGTCTTTCCTGCTCACGGACCTCGACCACATCCTGATGAGATGGCTG gTTCTGATTTGGATGGGGATGAGTATGTTATCATTTGGCACCCGGATTTAATATTTCAACGAGATAACTGTAAGCCAATGAACTATCCAccaaatgaagaaaagaaacatgTTGGAACGATTACT gtTAGAGAGATGGTTAactttttatcgaaatatatacaaaatgaCAATATTGGTGTGATGGCCAATGCTTATCTTGCTTGGGCTGATTGGCACAACAGAGGCATTTTCTCTAAAGTTTGTTCTgaaattgctcaaaaatatCCCAGAGCCCTTGATTTTGCAAAGTCTGGCACAACAGAATACCTCACACCAAATCAGAAGCCTAAATTGTACCCAGATTTCATGGAAAAAGGCTCCAATAGAAACAGTTATAAATCAAAGAGAGCTTTAGGACCCCTATACAGAGTTACACGCTCTTTAGAGGCTTGCATTAGTAAAGTGGATATATTCAATCAAGAAATTGCCATCGATGAAGACTTGGTGTATCCTGGATACGAAAATTATGAAGAATCTGCTGAAATTCATCGACGAGAATATGTTAAAcggataaaaaacattttgaaaaagtatggTTTGCGAAATGAAGCAGAAGTGCTGTCTGGTTACATAGGCCGAATGAATGATTACAATGAAAACCGTTATGATCGTGATAATGCACTTTCAGTTGCTAAAACATATATTAAGGATGCCATTAAACATTATCGATACAAATTTGAAGAATCTTTTTACAGCGAATGTGCCACCATCGGCACGCTCAGAGGGGACTGGAAGGAAATCATCAGGTATCGAAGGGCATCTGCATGGTACATTGTCACTTATAGAAACCCTGACAAATCCGTTTTGAGCTTTCCCTGGATTCTTTCAGATATTCTTTGTGATTTAAgagaaaaagttgttaaaactAGAGAATCTCCTATTGTACCTAAAAGTTCATTTATTGATGCATCTAATAAAAGTCTGAATGAGAGCTTTGCTAGAATTATGCAAACACAGTCTTATGAGTGTCACTGTTATTTAATACTGAGGGATATAATTGGGAACTGGTTCAATAAATCTTCTTCGATGTTAACAATGTCTGCAGAAGAAAGCTTTTGCATCCATTGCCTCGAGAGAATCTTCAATAAATTCAGAGCGTTATCTGGAAAAACATGTTGCTCAATTCGAAAGACAGGTGACTGCGAGTGCGAGGCATCCTGTTCTCCAACTAAGTTAATACTGGATTTCATGAAGTTCTATGCCACTGAGGTTGTAGATGATATTGGTGTTTGCGGACAATCAGCCAGCTGTGATGGATtcggaaatttaaatttgcaatctCTTGCTCTGCAAAGCTATGCCACATTAGCTGTGACACGGAATATATATACCTTAACATCGAACGAAAAGGTTAATGAGTTAGGATCTGTTAATGATTGTGAAGAAGGAGACCCAATAAGAGTTTCAATACCAAAAGGAATGGAAGATATTATCACACATCATGATGTTGAACtttctgatttattaaaaactttgtcTGGagttaaagatatatttatgtcAGGTGATAaagactataaaaataattggcaTATTTTAGTTCACTCCATTGGTAAACCTCATCAAAGATGGTCGTTAGAAGAACTGATAATGGATgaaaaaattgatcaattagtaagatcaaaattaaaactccCATGA